A portion of the Corynebacterium rouxii genome contains these proteins:
- a CDS encoding glycerate kinase: MPHPNRTFKIVIAPDSFKSTATTSQAAAFIAEGIQAAVQSNECEGINVEITTVPMADGGEGTSSCFEGIDITLPTTDANGRLTEATYRFDPQSETAYIDVAAASGLPAVEDELRPLTADTYGTGVLIADAETRGARRIVLGLGGTATTDAGTGILVALGATPMNKQGLPLRQGGGALGELDYLDTAQVNIPAAAMSWVLLTDVNSPATGPEGTAHTFASQKGASAEDIAMLENGIATICAVSGVDPTTPGLGAAGGLPIGITWLSSLIHGNNNNVVIMPGAQVVANACNLEEHIANADLVITGEGRLDHTSFNTKVVGTIARLAAQHEVDMMVLAGSVEPSCSQQFDHLSMTAVELPDFKEHLSVRDQIRSAAQQAFTTYALTKTVQG, from the coding sequence ATGCCCCACCCCAATCGCACGTTCAAGATTGTGATCGCTCCAGATTCTTTTAAATCCACCGCTACCACTTCACAAGCTGCGGCTTTTATTGCGGAAGGCATTCAAGCAGCCGTTCAAAGCAACGAGTGCGAAGGTATAAACGTTGAGATAACAACGGTTCCCATGGCGGACGGTGGCGAAGGTACGTCGTCATGCTTCGAAGGAATCGACATCACGCTTCCGACAACAGATGCCAATGGCCGACTTACCGAAGCGACTTATCGTTTCGACCCACAATCGGAAACTGCGTACATTGATGTGGCAGCAGCCTCCGGATTACCTGCAGTAGAAGATGAACTTCGCCCGCTTACTGCAGATACTTACGGCACCGGTGTCCTTATTGCGGATGCAGAAACTCGAGGTGCTCGACGCATTGTATTGGGACTAGGCGGAACTGCCACCACCGATGCCGGAACCGGAATATTAGTGGCTTTAGGTGCAACACCTATGAATAAGCAAGGCCTGCCCCTACGCCAAGGCGGTGGAGCCCTCGGTGAGCTTGATTATCTCGACACCGCCCAAGTAAACATCCCTGCGGCTGCCATGTCGTGGGTACTGCTTACCGACGTTAACTCCCCTGCAACTGGTCCTGAAGGCACAGCACATACCTTTGCTTCCCAAAAAGGAGCCTCCGCGGAAGACATAGCCATGTTAGAAAACGGGATCGCAACAATCTGTGCTGTTTCCGGTGTTGATCCGACAACCCCAGGTCTAGGTGCCGCAGGCGGACTTCCCATTGGAATCACATGGCTTTCTAGCCTTATCCATGGCAACAATAACAATGTGGTTATCATGCCCGGCGCGCAGGTGGTTGCCAACGCATGCAATCTTGAAGAACACATTGCGAATGCCGATCTCGTGATTACTGGTGAAGGTCGCTTGGATCATACTTCGTTTAATACCAAGGTCGTTGGCACTATCGCCCGTCTCGCAGCACAGCATGAAGTAGACATGATGGTTCTTGCCGGTAGCGTAGAGCCTAGTTGCTCTCAACAATTCGATCATTTATCGATGACAGCAGTCGAGCTACCTGACTTCAAGGAGCATTTGAGCGTGCGAGATCAGATCCGTTCCGCAGCGCAACAGGCCTTTACTACTTATGCGCTGACAAAAACGGTCCAAGGATAA
- a CDS encoding DivIVA domain-containing protein — MYRVFECFDELIDILEKSTGVPMTSNCMVPRHHMLALIDEARNALPNEIDDAQDVIDQQDEILRGAQERARTTIDEANEEARRTVTQSREEADALVADAEEHAERVVRQAQDEADRLVDGARREADDTVNRAQAEAERLIASGNDQYQRSVDDGLAEQQRLVSEAEVVRRANEEAHRVVDAAHADSNRLRKECDTFVENKLADLEESLSSTLRTISRDRAALRRGAGASGGGNHSQS, encoded by the coding sequence ATGTACCGCGTATTCGAATGCTTCGATGAACTTATTGACATACTAGAAAAGTCCACCGGCGTCCCGATGACCTCAAACTGTATGGTTCCACGGCATCATATGCTTGCTTTGATCGATGAGGCACGTAATGCGCTGCCTAATGAAATTGATGATGCTCAAGATGTGATCGATCAACAAGATGAGATTTTGCGCGGTGCGCAAGAACGCGCACGCACAACAATTGATGAGGCTAACGAGGAAGCTCGTCGTACTGTGACGCAGTCCCGTGAAGAAGCCGATGCATTAGTCGCAGACGCTGAAGAACACGCAGAACGCGTGGTACGTCAAGCTCAGGACGAGGCAGATCGTCTCGTGGACGGTGCTCGTCGTGAAGCGGACGATACCGTAAATCGTGCGCAGGCTGAGGCCGAGCGACTTATCGCAAGCGGTAACGATCAATACCAGCGCTCTGTTGACGATGGACTGGCAGAACAACAGCGACTGGTGAGCGAAGCTGAAGTGGTCCGTCGTGCGAACGAAGAGGCCCATAGGGTAGTAGATGCGGCGCATGCAGACTCCAACAGACTGCGCAAAGAATGCGATACCTTTGTGGAAAACAAGCTAGCGGATCTCGAGGAATCCTTGTCGTCTACATTGCGGACGATCTCTCGTGATCGAGCAGCTTTGCGACGTGGTGCCGGCGCGTCCGGCGGTGGGAACCATTCACAGTCATAA
- the trpC gene encoding indole-3-glycerol phosphate synthase TrpC produces MVTVFDEIIAGVVEDVAAREAQVSFQDIKAQSRLCEPPRDACGALLASGCGIIAEIKRAAPGQGLLAEIPSPVDLALELESGGAALIACQTERRRFHGSLTEMAKIRRHVSVPVMCRDFIVDPYQIHEARCYGADMVPLRVAALAQSRLVALIDRVESLGMAALVEVRDTAEASRALDAGARIIGVNARDFSTMTLNRAAFCDIAPGLPSDVVRVALSGVRNAKELLDYASAGADAVVIGQSIVTAQSPRAATRALVAAGQHPSCPSR; encoded by the coding sequence ATGGTTACAGTCTTCGATGAGATCATCGCTGGTGTGGTGGAAGACGTTGCCGCGCGTGAAGCGCAGGTATCATTCCAGGACATCAAAGCGCAGTCCCGTCTGTGTGAGCCCCCTAGGGATGCTTGCGGAGCATTGTTAGCAAGTGGCTGTGGAATCATCGCGGAGATTAAAAGGGCAGCGCCTGGTCAAGGTTTGCTTGCGGAAATTCCTTCGCCAGTAGATCTGGCTCTTGAGCTCGAGTCCGGTGGTGCGGCATTGATTGCTTGTCAAACAGAGCGTCGTCGGTTTCATGGTTCTTTGACAGAGATGGCGAAGATTCGTCGTCATGTGTCCGTTCCTGTCATGTGTCGTGATTTTATTGTTGATCCCTATCAGATTCATGAAGCTCGCTGTTATGGTGCTGATATGGTGCCGCTTCGGGTAGCTGCGCTTGCACAGTCACGGCTCGTTGCATTAATTGACCGGGTGGAGTCTTTAGGAATGGCTGCGCTTGTCGAGGTTCGCGATACTGCAGAGGCTTCTCGTGCTTTAGACGCTGGTGCCCGAATCATCGGAGTTAATGCGAGAGATTTTTCTACGATGACACTTAATCGGGCGGCTTTTTGCGACATTGCTCCAGGACTTCCTAGCGACGTAGTTCGAGTGGCGCTTTCAGGGGTACGAAATGCCAAAGAGCTTTTAGATTATGCCTCGGCTGGGGCAGACGCGGTAGTGATTGGTCAAAGCATTGTGACGGCGCAATCACCACGAGCGGCGACACGTGCATTGGTCGCTGCAGGCCAACATCCCTCGTGTCCCTCTCGATAG
- a CDS encoding TIGR02234 family membrane protein, with translation MAGRKIVSALAIGLGGIVLWGSSRMPWLHVEAFDDKSGAKQVDMLGATWSTETTAVALVLIAACVAILVLRRSGRRVVALVSAVAAAGGLWAPVQLLFNEPDATRALNILTSHAATGHAKDGAALTGWAEITHISVQAPSVILAMFGAGFALIAAIIATMDPGEDSAQKSRFERQQARNEKIESELEEAPDSGRVLWDAIDADIDPTDR, from the coding sequence ATGGCTGGTAGGAAGATAGTCTCGGCTTTGGCTATCGGACTCGGAGGAATCGTTTTGTGGGGCTCCTCGCGGATGCCGTGGCTACATGTTGAAGCATTCGATGACAAATCGGGTGCAAAACAGGTTGACATGCTCGGTGCAACATGGAGCACGGAAACGACGGCGGTTGCTTTAGTACTTATAGCTGCTTGTGTGGCCATTCTTGTATTGCGTCGCTCTGGACGACGTGTCGTGGCCTTAGTCTCAGCTGTGGCCGCAGCCGGTGGATTGTGGGCACCTGTTCAACTGCTTTTTAATGAACCAGATGCAACACGTGCGCTAAATATCTTGACTTCGCATGCGGCTACTGGTCATGCGAAAGACGGTGCTGCTTTAACCGGATGGGCAGAAATCACGCACATTTCTGTGCAGGCACCTTCAGTAATTTTGGCGATGTTTGGTGCGGGATTTGCTCTCATTGCAGCGATTATTGCCACCATGGATCCTGGCGAGGATTCTGCGCAAAAATCGAGGTTTGAACGCCAGCAGGCGCGCAACGAAAAAATTGAGTCGGAGTTGGAAGAAGCTCCGGATTCGGGGCGCGTGCTTTGGGACGCTATCGACGCAGATATTGATCCGACTGACCGCTAG
- the pyk gene encoding pyruvate kinase has translation MERRTKIVCTLGPAVASREGILGLVKAGMNVARMNMSHGDHADHEKNYQWVREATDETGRAVGILADLQGPKIRLGRFIDGATVWENGEIVRITVDDIEGTHDRVSTTYKNLAKDAKPGDRLLVDDGKVALRCVEVDGNDVVCEVVEGGPVSNNKGVSLPGMDISVPALSEKDIADLRFALKLGVDIIALSFVRSPADVELVHAIMDEEGRRCPVIAKLEKPEAMDALESIVLAFDGIMIARGDLGVECPLEQVPLFQKRAIQIARENAKPVIVATQMLDSMIENLRPTRAEASDVANAVLDGADAVMLSGETSVGIDPANVVRTMSRIVSYAEIDGRVPNLAHIPRTKRGVISYSARDIAERLNAKALVAFTSSGDTAKRVARLHSQLPLLVFTPHQEVRSQLALTWGVETFLTDEVKDTDEMMRTIDEQLLALDTYSEDDMIVLVAGTPPGVQGNTNMIHVHHLGEDLNGL, from the coding sequence ATGGAACGTCGAACTAAGATTGTTTGTACATTAGGGCCGGCAGTCGCTTCCCGTGAGGGAATTCTTGGACTGGTCAAAGCTGGCATGAATGTCGCACGTATGAATATGTCACACGGCGACCACGCAGATCATGAGAAGAATTACCAGTGGGTGCGCGAAGCAACGGATGAAACCGGACGGGCTGTTGGTATTCTTGCCGATTTGCAGGGGCCAAAGATTCGTCTCGGTCGCTTTATCGATGGCGCAACTGTGTGGGAGAACGGCGAAATTGTTCGCATCACAGTTGATGACATCGAAGGTACACACGACCGTGTGTCTACCACCTACAAGAACCTCGCTAAAGATGCGAAGCCTGGCGATCGTCTCTTGGTTGACGATGGCAAGGTTGCGTTGCGCTGTGTTGAAGTAGACGGAAATGATGTTGTTTGTGAGGTCGTAGAAGGCGGCCCAGTTTCTAACAACAAGGGTGTTTCCCTTCCAGGAATGGATATTTCCGTTCCAGCTTTGTCTGAAAAAGACATTGCTGATTTGCGCTTCGCTCTCAAGCTCGGCGTTGATATTATCGCGTTGTCCTTCGTGCGCTCCCCAGCAGATGTGGAACTTGTCCATGCCATCATGGATGAAGAAGGTCGCCGTTGCCCAGTGATCGCGAAGCTTGAAAAACCAGAAGCGATGGATGCTTTGGAGTCCATCGTCTTGGCTTTCGACGGCATCATGATTGCTCGCGGTGACTTGGGTGTTGAGTGCCCACTGGAGCAAGTGCCACTGTTCCAGAAGCGTGCTATCCAGATTGCTCGTGAAAACGCTAAGCCTGTGATTGTGGCAACCCAAATGCTCGATTCCATGATCGAGAACTTACGTCCAACTCGTGCTGAAGCTTCTGACGTTGCCAACGCTGTTCTCGACGGCGCAGATGCCGTTATGCTCTCCGGTGAGACTTCAGTCGGTATCGATCCAGCCAACGTTGTCCGTACGATGTCACGTATCGTTTCCTACGCTGAGATTGATGGCCGCGTACCAAACTTGGCTCACATTCCACGTACTAAGCGTGGCGTGATTTCCTACTCTGCACGCGACATTGCAGAGCGTTTGAATGCAAAAGCACTTGTAGCATTCACCTCTTCAGGCGATACCGCAAAGCGCGTTGCTCGTTTGCACTCGCAGTTGCCACTGTTGGTCTTTACCCCTCATCAGGAAGTCCGCTCTCAGTTGGCTTTGACTTGGGGTGTAGAAACCTTCCTTACCGACGAGGTTAAGGACACGGACGAGATGATGCGTACGATCGATGAGCAGTTACTTGCTCTCGATACCTACAGCGAAGACGATATGATCGTGCTCGTAGCCGGAACCCCTCCAGGAGTCCAAGGCAATACCAACATGATCCATGTGCACCACCTAGGTGAGGACCTCAACGGTCTATAA
- the lgt gene encoding prolipoprotein diacylglyceryl transferase, whose protein sequence is MGNIQYLAAIPSPPQGVWHLGPVPIRAYALCIIVGIFVAMKIGSVRYQQRGGNPDLVIDAGIVAVIAGIIGGRLYHVLTDNQKYFCADCNPVDVFKITNGGLGIWGAVALGTIAVYLYLKKKGVAFAPFADAVAPGIILAQAIGRLGNWFNQELYGRETSVPWALEIYYRVDASGKFAPLTGHSTGEVIATVHPTFLYEMIWNLVVFAVLLWADKKFTLGHGRVFALYVAGYTAGRFVVENMRADDATMVFGLRINVIVSVVVCAIAVWVLFALRRGHESILS, encoded by the coding sequence GTGGGAAACATCCAATATCTTGCGGCTATTCCATCGCCTCCTCAAGGTGTATGGCACCTTGGCCCGGTACCGATTCGTGCGTATGCGCTGTGCATTATCGTTGGTATTTTCGTTGCGATGAAGATCGGTTCAGTTCGCTACCAGCAACGAGGCGGTAACCCTGATCTAGTCATCGATGCGGGTATTGTCGCTGTGATTGCTGGAATCATTGGTGGTCGTCTGTATCACGTGTTGACGGATAATCAGAAATATTTTTGTGCTGATTGCAATCCAGTTGATGTTTTTAAAATTACTAATGGTGGGTTGGGGATTTGGGGAGCGGTAGCACTAGGCACTATCGCGGTTTACCTTTATCTCAAGAAAAAAGGTGTTGCTTTTGCCCCATTCGCAGATGCTGTTGCACCTGGAATTATTTTGGCGCAAGCCATTGGGCGATTGGGTAACTGGTTTAACCAAGAACTTTATGGCCGCGAAACCTCGGTGCCTTGGGCGCTGGAGATCTATTACCGTGTAGACGCATCGGGGAAATTTGCGCCACTAACGGGGCATTCTACGGGCGAGGTTATCGCTACTGTTCATCCGACGTTTTTATACGAGATGATATGGAACCTTGTAGTTTTCGCAGTGCTGTTGTGGGCCGATAAGAAGTTCACGTTGGGACATGGCAGGGTATTTGCATTGTACGTGGCGGGCTATACCGCAGGTCGATTTGTCGTTGAGAACATGCGTGCCGACGATGCCACGATGGTGTTTGGGCTTCGAATCAATGTGATTGTTTCGGTGGTCGTATGCGCTATAGCGGTATGGGTTTTGTTCGCGTTGCGACGTGGGCATGAATCCATTTTGAGCTAA
- a CDS encoding glycogen/starch/alpha-glucan phosphorylase has protein sequence MSKHHSLETGHVSASDSHPACADMNIAGYVRAASGTAPADATDRKFWFGLSAAVMQQLADNWDATTKAYSATRQQHYFSAEFLMGRALLNNLTNLGLDESVAEEVRNNGHELADVLEAENDAALGNGGLGRLAACFLDSCATQDFPVTGYGILYRYGLFKQTFDNGFQTEHPDAWREDGYPFTIRRDDQQRTVTFDDIVVRATPYDMPITGYGTDNVGTLRLWKAEPMEEFDYDAFNSQRFTDAIVERERVMDICRVLYPNDTTYAGKVLRVRQQYFFVSASLQQMIDNYIEHHGTDLRDFHKYNSIQLNDTHPVLAIPELMRLLLDEHDMSWDDAWAVVQGTFAYTNHTVLAEALEQWNVSIFQQLFYRVWEITQEIDRRFREEMQARGVDQGQIDYMAPVQDGNVHMAWIACYAAFSINGVAALHTEIIKAETLRDWHEFWPEKFNNKTNGVTPRRWLKMCNPRLSALLTRLLGSDAWVTDLSELHKLREFVNDDAVMKELLEIKTANKVDFARWIEDRQGIFVDSDSIYDTQIKRLHEYKRQLLNALYIMDLYFRIKEDGETGIAPRTFIFGAKAAPGYIRAKAIIKLINAIAELVNNDPEVSKTLKVVFVENYNVSPAEHIIPASDVSEQISTAGKEASGTSNMKFMMNGALTLGTLDGANVEILDAVGDDNAYIFGAKNEELPELKAHYNPYEKYETVPGLKRVLDALINGTVNDDNSGWFHDLRGSLLDGNGWETPDVYYVLGDYASYRETRDRMANDYMSDRLAWARKCWINICESGRFSSDRTISDYAREVWKIDATPINH, from the coding sequence ATGAGCAAACATCACTCCCTCGAAACAGGACACGTGTCCGCCTCTGATTCCCACCCTGCCTGCGCTGATATGAACATCGCCGGCTACGTCCGTGCAGCCTCAGGCACTGCCCCCGCAGATGCAACCGACCGCAAGTTCTGGTTCGGACTCTCCGCTGCAGTCATGCAGCAACTAGCCGACAACTGGGATGCCACAACCAAGGCCTACAGTGCAACGCGCCAGCAACACTATTTTTCTGCAGAGTTCCTCATGGGACGTGCACTACTCAATAACCTCACCAACCTCGGCTTAGACGAGTCCGTAGCCGAAGAGGTTCGCAACAATGGCCACGAACTCGCCGACGTACTCGAAGCAGAAAACGACGCAGCACTGGGCAATGGTGGTCTTGGACGCCTAGCAGCATGTTTCCTTGATTCATGCGCTACGCAAGACTTCCCAGTTACCGGCTACGGCATCTTGTACCGCTACGGCCTGTTCAAGCAGACCTTCGATAACGGTTTCCAAACCGAGCACCCCGACGCATGGCGTGAAGATGGTTACCCATTTACCATTCGTCGTGACGATCAACAGCGCACCGTCACCTTCGACGACATAGTTGTCCGTGCTACCCCATACGACATGCCTATTACCGGCTACGGTACCGATAACGTAGGCACACTACGTCTGTGGAAAGCTGAGCCCATGGAGGAGTTCGACTACGACGCCTTCAACTCCCAACGCTTCACCGACGCTATCGTCGAACGCGAACGGGTCATGGATATTTGCCGTGTCCTCTACCCTAACGACACCACTTACGCCGGCAAGGTGCTGCGTGTACGCCAGCAGTACTTCTTCGTATCTGCTTCCTTGCAGCAGATGATAGATAACTACATCGAGCACCACGGTACGGATCTGCGAGACTTCCACAAGTACAACAGCATCCAGCTCAACGACACCCACCCAGTGCTCGCCATTCCTGAGCTCATGCGCCTGCTGCTTGATGAACACGACATGAGCTGGGACGATGCTTGGGCAGTCGTTCAAGGAACGTTTGCTTACACCAACCACACGGTTCTCGCTGAGGCACTTGAACAGTGGAACGTCTCTATCTTCCAGCAGCTGTTCTACCGCGTGTGGGAAATCACTCAGGAAATCGACCGCCGCTTCCGCGAGGAAATGCAAGCCCGCGGCGTTGACCAAGGTCAGATAGACTACATGGCACCTGTCCAAGACGGCAACGTTCACATGGCATGGATCGCCTGCTACGCAGCATTTTCTATCAACGGTGTGGCTGCGCTTCACACTGAGATCATTAAAGCCGAAACGCTTCGCGATTGGCATGAGTTCTGGCCTGAGAAATTCAACAACAAGACAAATGGCGTAACGCCTCGCCGTTGGCTCAAGATGTGCAACCCACGTCTATCGGCATTGCTCACTCGCCTGCTGGGATCCGACGCTTGGGTAACCGATTTGTCCGAGCTGCATAAGCTCCGTGAATTCGTCAACGACGATGCCGTGATGAAGGAACTGCTCGAGATTAAGACCGCCAACAAGGTCGATTTCGCTCGGTGGATTGAAGACCGTCAAGGAATCTTCGTCGATTCTGATTCTATCTACGACACCCAGATCAAGCGCCTCCACGAGTACAAGCGCCAGCTCCTCAATGCCTTGTACATCATGGATCTCTACTTCCGTATCAAGGAAGACGGGGAAACCGGTATCGCGCCACGCACCTTCATCTTCGGTGCAAAGGCTGCACCTGGCTACATCCGCGCAAAGGCTATTATCAAGCTGATCAACGCCATTGCCGAGCTGGTAAACAATGATCCTGAGGTTTCCAAGACTCTCAAGGTTGTGTTCGTAGAAAACTACAATGTTTCACCTGCAGAGCACATCATCCCAGCCTCTGATGTTTCTGAGCAGATCTCTACCGCTGGTAAGGAAGCATCCGGTACATCAAACATGAAGTTCATGATGAACGGTGCGCTGACTCTCGGTACTCTCGACGGTGCCAACGTGGAAATCCTCGATGCTGTTGGCGACGACAACGCCTACATCTTCGGAGCTAAAAACGAGGAGCTTCCTGAACTCAAGGCTCATTACAACCCTTACGAGAAATACGAAACTGTGCCAGGGCTTAAGCGTGTCCTCGACGCATTGATCAACGGCACTGTCAACGACGACAATTCCGGTTGGTTCCACGACTTGCGTGGCTCACTTCTCGACGGCAACGGCTGGGAAACTCCCGACGTTTACTACGTCCTCGGCGACTATGCCTCCTACCGCGAGACTCGCGATCGTATGGCCAATGATTACATGTCTGATCGTTTGGCATGGGCTCGTAAGTGTTGGATTAACATTTGCGAATCCGGTCGTTTTTCCTCCGATCGCACCATCTCCGACTACGCGCGCGAGGTATGGAAGATCGATGCAACGCCGATTAACCACTAG
- a CDS encoding DUF4921 family protein, with amino-acid sequence MNGHMYSHPTAIQTMPDGTIKQVNPFSGTEVWTVPGRGHRPLSTPQGNITPITPSDHSNTCAFCSDRYLDTPPEKARIVRDDDGWTILRGVLPDRLHDSVPAFRRVSNLFEIVSYDYWRNNYGFSMDLETTDWMQSYISTEKGREHVLATVRTKLQAAGIQDMPDDATLLPQGEAFFGGGHDLIIGQRHFVPDATQSDQLASAGMLSPDEHFAFIFFTVDALREAYQRNRYAPYVAVFQNWLKPAGASFDHLHKQLVAIDERGVHGETEIAKLRNYPNMYNEWAVDYAGQRNLIIAENDHAVCFAGFGHRYPTLEVFSRSATPEPWLQTNEEIKAMSDLIHACHAAAGPHVPCNEEWHHKPIDLDIAMPWRVMIKWRVSTLAGFEGSTKVYLNTLSPWDVRDRVVPRLYELRDSGAIDGSIRIATECSVRRNSLLYNKNLNM; translated from the coding sequence ATGAACGGCCACATGTACTCTCACCCCACCGCTATCCAGACAATGCCTGATGGAACCATAAAGCAGGTCAACCCGTTTTCGGGCACGGAGGTGTGGACAGTCCCAGGCCGTGGCCATAGACCACTATCTACGCCACAAGGGAATATCACTCCGATTACACCAAGTGATCACTCAAATACTTGCGCTTTTTGTTCGGATCGTTATCTCGATACTCCGCCTGAAAAGGCTCGTATCGTTCGTGACGATGACGGCTGGACAATACTAAGAGGAGTGCTGCCGGATCGTTTGCACGATTCAGTTCCTGCGTTTCGTAGGGTTTCTAATCTGTTCGAAATTGTTTCTTATGATTACTGGCGCAACAACTACGGCTTCAGTATGGATCTTGAAACCACAGATTGGATGCAGTCCTATATCAGCACCGAAAAAGGCCGAGAGCATGTGCTTGCCACGGTGCGCACAAAACTCCAGGCCGCAGGAATACAGGACATGCCTGACGACGCCACCTTGCTCCCCCAAGGCGAAGCATTTTTCGGAGGCGGCCATGACCTCATCATCGGACAACGTCATTTTGTCCCTGATGCAACACAAAGTGATCAGCTCGCGTCTGCTGGGATGCTGAGTCCGGACGAGCATTTTGCCTTTATTTTCTTTACTGTCGACGCACTGCGCGAAGCTTATCAGCGCAATAGGTATGCACCCTATGTGGCAGTATTCCAAAACTGGTTAAAGCCAGCTGGCGCATCCTTTGACCATCTGCATAAGCAGCTTGTTGCCATCGATGAGCGTGGCGTGCATGGGGAAACGGAAATAGCCAAACTACGCAATTACCCCAACATGTACAACGAGTGGGCTGTTGACTACGCAGGCCAGCGCAATTTGATCATCGCGGAAAATGATCATGCAGTCTGCTTTGCTGGTTTTGGTCACCGTTATCCCACATTGGAAGTTTTTTCTCGTTCGGCTACCCCTGAGCCATGGTTACAAACGAATGAAGAAATTAAGGCGATGAGTGATCTCATTCATGCATGTCATGCTGCAGCTGGCCCACACGTTCCGTGCAATGAAGAATGGCACCACAAGCCTATCGATCTTGATATCGCAATGCCATGGCGAGTGATGATCAAGTGGCGCGTATCAACACTGGCAGGTTTTGAGGGAAGTACCAAGGTGTATCTCAACACTTTGTCTCCGTGGGATGTCCGTGATCGGGTCGTGCCTCGACTTTATGAGCTCAGAGACAGTGGTGCCATCGATGGTTCTATTCGGATTGCCACCGAATGTTCCGTGCGTCGAAATAGTCTTCTGTACAACAAAAATCTCAACATGTAG
- the gdhA gene encoding NADP-specific glutamate dehydrogenase — MSSIDEKVQGYYELLLKRNPAEPEFHQAVSEVLDSLKIVLEKDPHYADYGLIQRLCEPERQLMFRVPWVDDNGVVQVNRGFRVQFNSAIGPYKGGLRFHPSVNLGIIKFLGFEQIFKNSLTGLPIGGGKGGSDFDPKGKSDAEIMRFCQSFMTELYRHIGEYRDVPAGDIGVGGREIGYLFGQYRRLANQHESGVLTGKGLTWGGSLVRTEATGYGLVYFTAEMLAHHGQSFEGKKVIVSGSGNVAIYAIEKAQELGATVIGFSDSSAWVETPNGVDVAKLKEIKEVRRERVSSYVDEVEGAILHTEGSIWDLTCDVALPCATQNELDGEHAKKLADNGCAFVAEGANMPSTADAIEVYRERGIHFGPGKAANAGGVATSALEMQQNASRDSWSFEYADQRLREIMKGIFKNCESTAREYGHEGDYVVGANIAGFKKVADAMLAQGVI; from the coding sequence ATGTCGTCTATCGATGAGAAGGTACAGGGCTACTACGAGCTGCTTTTGAAGCGAAACCCTGCGGAGCCGGAATTCCACCAGGCAGTTAGTGAAGTCCTTGACTCTCTGAAAATTGTTTTGGAAAAGGATCCTCACTACGCGGACTACGGCTTGATTCAGCGCTTGTGTGAGCCTGAGCGCCAGCTTATGTTCCGCGTTCCATGGGTAGATGACAACGGAGTTGTCCAGGTTAACCGTGGTTTCCGCGTTCAATTTAACTCGGCCATCGGTCCTTACAAGGGCGGTCTGCGTTTCCACCCATCCGTTAACTTAGGCATCATCAAGTTCTTAGGCTTTGAGCAGATCTTTAAGAACTCTTTGACCGGTCTTCCTATCGGCGGTGGCAAGGGTGGTTCCGACTTCGACCCTAAGGGTAAGTCTGATGCAGAAATTATGCGCTTCTGCCAGTCCTTCATGACAGAGCTTTACCGCCACATCGGCGAGTACCGTGACGTTCCTGCTGGCGACATCGGAGTTGGCGGCCGCGAGATTGGTTATCTATTCGGTCAGTACCGTCGACTAGCAAACCAGCATGAGTCCGGTGTTTTGACCGGTAAGGGTCTTACCTGGGGCGGATCCTTGGTCCGTACCGAGGCTACCGGTTATGGATTGGTGTACTTCACTGCTGAGATGCTTGCTCATCACGGCCAGTCCTTCGAAGGTAAGAAGGTTATTGTTTCCGGTTCCGGCAACGTGGCAATTTACGCCATCGAGAAAGCTCAGGAACTGGGCGCAACCGTGATTGGTTTCTCGGATTCTTCTGCTTGGGTTGAAACTCCTAACGGTGTGGATGTTGCCAAGCTCAAGGAGATCAAGGAAGTCCGTCGTGAGCGTGTATCGAGCTATGTCGACGAAGTTGAAGGCGCAATCCTACACACTGAGGGCTCGATTTGGGATCTCACCTGTGATGTTGCTCTTCCATGTGCCACCCAAAACGAGCTTGATGGCGAGCATGCCAAGAAACTAGCTGACAATGGCTGTGCCTTCGTTGCAGAGGGTGCCAACATGCCATCGACCGCTGATGCTATCGAGGTCTACCGCGAGCGTGGAATCCACTTTGGTCCAGGTAAGGCTGCTAACGCTGGCGGCGTGGCAACCTCAGCACTGGAGATGCAGCAGAACGCATCTCGTGATTCGTGGAGCTTCGAGTATGCAGATCAGCGCCTTCGCGAGATCATGAAGGGTATCTTCAAGAACTGTGAGTCTACTGCTCGTGAATATGGTCATGAGGGTGACTACGTAGTAGGTGCCAACATTGCAGGCTTCAAGAAGGTCGCAGATGCGATGCTCGCACAGGGTGTGATCTAA